A DNA window from Anoplolepis gracilipes chromosome 13, ASM4749672v1, whole genome shotgun sequence contains the following coding sequences:
- the Ift57 gene encoding intraflagellar transport protein 57 homolog, with product MFRDTQKIIVEDGVAPSASYVINVRMEDLLEKLKLLNYDAEFVQELRIKPINRHYFIIPTNPGEQFYTFTCLAAWLIRKAGKNFEMPQESDDPNSTIALILDFLREINVPIEFPPNKLKQGIGEHAVYVLDNLADNALKVEKFKWEKVNIPPDEPTPEPDIEDDEAELILEKVEEEMMAENDDDDEQDILHIDDITKLYSQNMSEAQKPDNILESNTNRDEWQLELEKVLPRLKVTVKTDSRDWRAHLEQMKQLRANIATDLSGTKTSLNKINTDIGNTLDKIKTRETYLNKQLEPSLTKYRSLQEELSKIKEKYRDVSGGVTERTRVLNKLVEELEHLKREMDERGSSMTDGTPLINIKKTITKMKNEISEMNIRIGVLEYSLMCARVRDRTQLREDMNSTSTSVII from the exons ATGTTCAGAGATacgcaaaaaattattgtagagGATGGGGTTGCCCCATCAGCATCATATGTTATAAATGTGAGAATGGAGGACCTGTTGgagaaattaaagttattaaattatgatgcagAATTCGTTCAAGAGTTAAGAATAAAACCAATAAACag ACACTACTTTATAATCCCAACAAATCCTGGTgaacaattttatacatttaccTGTCTGGCTGCATGGTTGATTAGAAAGGCtggaaaaaattttgagaTGCCGCAAGAATCAGATGATCCGAATTCAACAATAGCTTTAATCTTGGATTTTCTCAGGGAAATAAATGTACCTATAGAATTTCCACCTAATAAACTTAAACAGGGTATTGGAGAACATGCTGTTTATGTATTGGATAATTTAGCTGACAATGCTTTAAAAGTGGAAAAATTCAAGTGGGAAAA ggTAAACATTCCACCTGATGAGCCTACACCGGAACCAGATATTGAAGATGATGAGgcagaattaattttagaaaaagtgGAAGAGGAAATGATGGCTGagaatgatgatgatgatgaacaagatattttacacattgaTGATATTACGAAATTATATAGTCAAAATATG agtgAAGCACAAAAAccagataatattttagaatctaATACTAATAGAGATGAGTGGCAATTAGAACTGGAAAAAGTTCTACCTCGTTTAAAAGTGACTGTTAAGACag ATTCAAGGGACTGGAGAGCACATCTCGAGCAAATGAAACAATTGCGTGCAAATATCGCGACTGATTTAAGCGGTACAAAGACtagcttaaataaaattaataccgATATCGGAAATACATTAGACAAAATCAAAACCAGAGAAACTTATCTTAATAAGCAACTCGAACCatctttaacaaaatatcGTTCTTTGCAG gAAGAACTAtccaaaattaaagaaaaatatagagatgTTAGTGGTGGTGTTACGGAACGAACAAGAGTTCTTAATAAATTAGTGGAAGAGTTAGaacatttaaaaagagaaatggaTGAGAGAGGATCCAGTATGACTGATGGAA CTCCACTTATTAACATAAAGAAGACAATTACAAAGATGAAGAACGAAATCTCTGAGATGAATATTCGGATCGGCGTATTAGAATATAGCTTAATGTGTGCGAGAGTACGAGATCGAACGCAATTACGAGAGGACATGAATAGTACGAGTACTtcagtaataatttaa
- the LOC140672479 gene encoding isthmin → MRALPIICLMAIFPSILAISYKNKNYQIGNSIYRRSYREANVESSTLTIEKNNEKTTFISEWEKIDFPELPDIDIIFRNRTTRSENTDFDDTNTEYLDDEDLDDEEHKGLKTLLTKLFEALQNDSAKNDRDILKESNSMSNDEDRCQKWLNNRERIEQAFPGSINELPACPCRYPNDIFYEDLIWDRNRRKKFRWRDATNDPQRLVYKRGAFHCVRSLPAQGSESIGAQHCCYDEERRLLTRGSGAGTPYIVSPDMSVMLHDKIDLLPWRLCKGDFTRYNKVRVPNNDNNCEVNPDDEEYEYQVESAKNY, encoded by the exons ATGAGAGCATTGCCTATAATTTGCCTCATGGCAATTTTTCCCTCGATTTTAGCAATTTCGTACAAAAACAAGAATTATCAA ATAGGAAATTCTATCTATCGCCGAAGCTACAGAGAAGCGAACGTGGAATCAAGTACTTTAACGATAGAAAAAAACAACGAGAAAACTACGTTTATTTCTGAAtgggaaaaaattgattttcccGAACTTCCGGATATAGATATAATCTTTCGAAATCGGACAACCAGAAGCGAGAATACGGACTTTGATGATACGAACACCGAGTATCTGGATGATGAAGATCTGGACGATGAGGAACATAAAGGTTTAAAAACCCTTCTGACAAAGTTGTTTGAAGCACTACAAAACGATTCCGCGAAGAACGATCGTGACATACTAAAGGAATCGAATTCTATGAGTAACGACGAAGATCGCTGTCAGAAATGGTTGAACAACAGGGAGAGAATTGAACAAGCTTTTCCTG GCTCCATTAATGAACTGCCAGCGTGTCCTTGTCGATATCCCAACGACATCTTTTACGAGGACCTGATCTGGGATAGGAATCGACGGAAGAAATTCCGATGGCGCGATGCAACCAACGATCCGCAGCGACTTGTCTACAAACGCGGTGCCTTTCACTGCGTGCGATCTTTACCAGCACAAGGAAGCGAAAGCATCGGCGCGCAGCACTGTTGCTATGACGAGGAGAGAAGATTGTTGACACGCGGCTCTGGTGCCGGCACACCATACATTGTCAGTCCAGATATGTCGGTTATGCTACATGACAAGATTGACCTGCTACCTTGGCGGCTTTGTAAAGGCGACTTTACCAG atacaatAAAGTGAGAGTACCAAATAACGACAATAACTGCGAAGTAAATCCAGATGACGAAGAATATGAATATCAAGTAGAAAGTGCGAAAAATTATTGA
- the Ift43 gene encoding intraflagellar transport protein 43 homolog B: MDWATDLEITSKKLIPRLGRRAGQNNLQEENRSDDDPLESPISLSSGKSVVMQRPVVPPRSRKTGWGDELKSGKREKMTSNIIEQERFRAVEKEEQEDDIPVIPDLDEIQEDNISSEIASAPTINANRVTAYEELDTDLVKNAAFTSLDGVSLSLLADKLYNENLVKEPDEVWNWNLLFTQISSEINSETQEKIKT, from the exons ATGGATTGGGCTACTGACCTTGAGATCACTTCTAAGAAG TTAATACCTCGCTTAGGTAGACGTGCAGGTCAGAATAATTTGCAGGAAGAGAATAGATCCGATGATGATCCTCTCGAGAGTCCAATTTCTTTGTCATCTGGAAAGTCTGTTGTTATGCAAAGACCAGTAGTTCCACCTCGGTCCAGGAAAACTGGCTGGGGCGATGAACTAAAAAGTGGCAA ACGAGAAAAGATGAcatcaaatattattgaacA GGAGCGTTTTCGAGCCGTTGAAAAGGAAGAGCAAGAAGATg ATATTCCTGTTATACCAGATTTGGATGAAATTCAGGAAGATAATATTTCGTCCGAGATTGCAAGCGCTCCTAC AATCAATGCAAATAGAGTGACTGCATATGAGGAATTGGATACTGATCTGGTGAAAAATGCAGCATTTACATCATTGGATGGTGTCAGCCTTTCTCTTCTCGCAGACAAATTGTACAATGAAAACTTGGTGAAGGAACCCGACGAAGTTTGGAATTGGAATCTTCTTTTTACGCAAATTTCTTCTGAAATTAATAGTGAAACacaggaaaaaattaaaacttaa